Proteins from a single region of Lysinibacillus sp. JNUCC-52:
- a CDS encoding four-carbon acid sugar kinase family protein — translation MTTSKASELLVGFHEPSREQIQAKLEDARKGFNHKIVILDDDPTGVQTVHGVSVYTDWTKASIKQGFREQNQIFFLLTNSRSFTAEETIVVHQDIARRVHEISVQEGIPYLLVSRADSTLRGHYPIETETMKNTIEEISNTRFDGEILIPFFKEGGRLTINNIHFVQYGEELVPASETEFAKDRTFSFSSSHLGEWIEEKTNGVYRKDDTIYISIEDLRSQNIEAIKAQLMEAKNFKKVVVNAAVYSDVEVFVIALLQAIKAGKTFIFRSAASLTKVLGGISDKPFLTRAELIAEEPSNGGLIVVGSHVQKTTDQLYALLDSGLVTGVEFNVHLVHDNEKFQQEVNRVRITCEQLITSGKSVVYYTRRERLDLGEDQGENELQLSVKISQAVTSIVHDLKVRPKYIVAKGGITSSSVGTVGLSVKRAEVVGQVKPGIPVWKIGEESKYPDSSFIIFPGNVGTTNTLKEVIEVLEGKSVIR, via the coding sequence ATGACAACGAGTAAAGCATCTGAACTATTAGTAGGCTTTCATGAACCAAGTCGCGAGCAAATTCAAGCAAAACTAGAGGATGCTCGAAAAGGGTTTAACCATAAAATCGTTATTCTTGATGATGACCCAACAGGTGTACAAACCGTTCATGGTGTTTCCGTTTATACGGATTGGACAAAAGCAAGCATTAAGCAAGGGTTCCGTGAGCAAAATCAAATTTTTTTCCTGCTAACAAACTCCCGTAGTTTTACCGCTGAGGAAACTATAGTTGTTCATCAGGATATAGCCCGCCGTGTACATGAGATTTCCGTACAAGAGGGAATTCCTTATCTACTAGTTAGCCGTGCAGATTCTACATTGCGAGGTCATTATCCGATCGAGACGGAAACAATGAAAAATACGATTGAGGAAATTTCTAATACGAGGTTTGACGGGGAAATCCTTATTCCTTTCTTTAAAGAAGGCGGCCGTTTAACAATCAACAATATCCATTTTGTTCAGTATGGTGAAGAGCTTGTTCCTGCTAGTGAAACGGAATTTGCTAAAGACCGTACGTTCAGCTTTAGTTCTTCACATCTAGGCGAATGGATTGAAGAAAAAACAAATGGTGTTTATAGAAAAGACGACACAATTTATATTAGCATTGAGGATTTACGTTCACAAAATATTGAAGCCATCAAAGCACAGTTGATGGAAGCTAAAAACTTTAAGAAGGTCGTTGTAAATGCTGCTGTTTACAGTGATGTTGAAGTGTTTGTAATTGCCTTACTTCAAGCTATAAAAGCAGGAAAAACGTTTATTTTTCGAAGTGCCGCCTCCTTAACGAAAGTACTAGGAGGTATTTCAGATAAACCATTTTTAACTAGAGCAGAGCTTATTGCCGAAGAGCCCTCAAATGGAGGACTTATAGTAGTTGGCTCACACGTTCAAAAGACAACAGATCAATTGTATGCTCTTCTTGATAGCGGTCTCGTAACAGGTGTAGAGTTTAATGTTCATCTTGTGCATGATAATGAAAAATTTCAACAGGAAGTTAACCGTGTCCGTATAACGTGCGAACAGCTGATTACTTCTGGAAAGTCCGTAGTTTATTATACGCGTCGGGAAAGATTGGACTTAGGTGAGGATCAAGGAGAAAACGAGCTTCAATTGTCTGTTAAAATATCACAAGCAGTGACAAGCATTGTCCATGACTTAAAAGTACGACCGAAGTACATAGTTGCAAAAGGTGGAATCACTTCTTCAAGTGTGGGAACAGTGGGATTATCAGTTAAGCGAGCTGAAGTAGTTGGTCAAGTTAAACCAGGCATTCCAGTGTGGAAAATAGGAGAAGAAAGCAAGTATCCAGATTCATCTTTCATTATCTTCCCTGGCAATGTTGGGACAACTAACACGTTAAAAGAAGTTATTGAAGTATTAGAGGGGAAATCAGTCATACGTTGA
- a CDS encoding dicarboxylate/amino acid:cation symporter, producing the protein MRINFKNLTVQVLIAIVLGIIVGAAFPEFGASLKILADIFIKLIKMLIAPIIFLTVVIGIGSMGDVKKVGKIGGKALIYFEIVSTFALAIGLLIVNIIQPGKGFNTDAANAADVSQYTEQAAAAEHGFGAFIMQIIPDNVVGALANGELLPVLFSAVLFGLAAAAIGEPAKPVIKFFEQVADIFFKIVNMVMKISPIGAFGAMSYTIGNFGIKSLGNLGFLMLSVYITMFIFIVVVIGLITRFFGFSIFKFIKYIKDEIFIVIGTSSSESALPSMMRKLENYGCSKQVVGLVIPTGYSFNLDGTSIYLSMAAIFIAQAYGVDLDIWHQLTLLAILMLTSKGAAGVTGSGFITLAATLAAFPMIPVEGIALLIGVDRFMSEARAVTNLIGNGVATVVVSKMENEFDPEQEKRALSGKVISN; encoded by the coding sequence GTTGGTGCTGCATTCCCAGAGTTCGGTGCTAGCTTAAAAATATTAGCTGATATTTTTATTAAATTAATTAAAATGTTAATTGCACCTATTATTTTCTTAACTGTTGTTATCGGGATTGGTAGCATGGGTGATGTAAAAAAGGTCGGTAAAATTGGTGGTAAGGCCTTAATTTATTTTGAAATTGTCTCGACATTCGCATTGGCAATCGGCTTACTTATTGTTAATATCATTCAACCTGGTAAAGGATTTAATACAGATGCAGCAAACGCTGCGGATGTTTCACAATATACAGAGCAAGCTGCTGCTGCTGAGCATGGTTTTGGGGCATTTATAATGCAAATTATCCCAGATAATGTTGTCGGTGCACTTGCGAATGGTGAGTTATTACCTGTTTTATTTTCAGCTGTATTATTCGGGTTAGCAGCAGCGGCTATTGGAGAACCGGCTAAACCTGTTATCAAATTTTTCGAGCAAGTAGCAGATATATTCTTTAAAATTGTTAATATGGTCATGAAAATTTCTCCAATCGGAGCATTTGGTGCTATGAGCTATACTATCGGGAACTTCGGTATAAAATCTCTTGGGAACTTAGGGTTCTTAATGTTATCTGTCTATATTACAATGTTCATATTTATCGTTGTCGTTATTGGTTTAATTACACGCTTCTTTGGCTTTAGTATTTTTAAATTCATTAAATATATTAAAGATGAAATTTTTATCGTTATCGGTACATCATCTTCTGAATCTGCACTTCCTTCGATGATGCGCAAATTAGAAAATTACGGCTGTTCGAAACAAGTTGTAGGTCTTGTAATTCCAACAGGTTATTCCTTTAACCTGGACGGCACTTCCATTTATCTATCAATGGCGGCTATCTTTATCGCACAAGCTTATGGGGTTGATTTAGATATTTGGCATCAGCTTACTTTACTCGCTATATTAATGTTAACTTCTAAAGGAGCTGCAGGAGTAACTGGCTCAGGCTTTATTACACTTGCTGCAACACTCGCTGCATTCCCTATGATTCCTGTAGAAGGGATTGCTCTGTTAATCGGTGTCGATCGTTTTATGTCTGAAGCACGCGCTGTAACAAACTTAATTGGTAACGGTGTAGCGACAGTTGTTGTATCTAAAATGGAAAATGAATTCGATCCAGAGCAAGAAAAACGTGCTTTATCAGGTAAAGTGATTTCCAATTAA